The window AGGAAGGGGAGGAAGTAATCTTAACAGCAGTTTTCTTGCCTTATTGTTTGGGACGAATAGAGGTTACAGAGGAAATAACGGACTTCAGGGTAGCTACGGCAATAGCGGAAACCCTCCCGCTATTCATAAAATTGATACCCTGACTTTAAACAATATTATGGGTATTGAATAGAGCTTTCTTACTAAAATAATAGCTTTGCAATAATGCAATACGTTATTCGTGCACTTGTGCTATTCTGTTTTGTTTTTTTAGCAGGCGAGCTTACTGCATCGCCTGTGCAAAGTGCCAATGACAGTGCGGTGGTTACTTACCACGAAAACGGACAGGTAAAGGAAAAAGGAAGCTACCGAAACGGCTTAAAGCATGGAAAATGGAAAGAATACGATGCAGAGGGTGTGATACTTAAAATGACCAAGTATAAAAACGGCGAGTTTAAGTGGGAACGCTTGTATAAAAACGGAAAGCTAAGTCAGATAACTGATAAAAAAGGCAGAGTACACAAAATGAAAGACTGCGGCTGTTAATTAAGCCTGTGCGGAAGCACCATCTTAAATTCGGGGATAGTTACAGTAAAAAGTTTGCCATCGGCGTGGCGCACAAACTCATAAGTGCCGCTCATTTTACCCATATCGGTATGCAGGTTACATCCTGATGAATAAGCATAATTATCACCGCTGGCCAATGTAGGTTGCAAGCCAACCACACCTTCACCCTCTACTTCACGGTATTCACCATTACTGTCATAAATATGCCAGTGGCGGCGAAGTAACTGAACGGTATAGTCGCTTTGATTCACAATTTGCACGTGATAGGCAAAAAAGTACTCTCCCCTTTCGGGGTTAGAGAAATCAGGCTGGTAATCTGTAACTACCGACACCCTTATCTCCTCTGTAACGGCTG of the Bacteroidota bacterium genome contains:
- the apaG gene encoding Co2+/Mg2+ efflux protein ApaG, which translates into the protein MPTAVTEEIRVSVVTDYQPDFSNPERGEYFFAYHVQIVNQSDYTVQLLRRHWHIYDSNGEYREVEGEGVVGLQPTLASGDNYAYSSGCNLHTDMGKMSGTYEFVRHADGKLFTVTIPEFKMVLPHRLN